In Candidatus Methylomirabilota bacterium, one DNA window encodes the following:
- a CDS encoding GldG family protein has translation MRRMLDWVGYVGLAALAALALLKLTGSPLLSGSRGAWLWWGLLVGGVVLVLASALTHLGDFRTALRARTARYGLNTAVMVVLLLGIIGLVEAVSYRHSARLDLTENRRHSLAPQTIEILKTLKTDVNAIAFFRNDQPGKRVAEDLFTQYARYGGSRFTWRVVDPDREPALARRYGVESYGTVVLESKDRSEKVLDAEEEKLTNGLVKLTREGKRVVYVVQGHGERELTNSDRPGFSEAKAAMERANYEVKPLVLARQEKIPADASVVVLPGPRTELLPPELDALDKYLGDNGKLLAMLDPTILGGVQVEGIKRLLARYGFELGENLVVEVNPLGRMFGIGPEVPIVQQYETHPITRDLAGITTLFPVTRSVGGAKTAPTGVSVQPLARTSPDSWGETDRASLQAGQVKPDGQDPKGPLSVAAVATKDKARLVVFGTSNLAANQFLNLQGNRDFLLNTVSWLAEQEDLISIRPKDSKQSPVFLTSRQAQMVFLVPVVFVPGLVLVGGVVTFLRRRAAK, from the coding sequence ATGAGGCGGATGCTGGACTGGGTCGGGTACGTCGGCCTCGCCGCCCTGGCCGCGCTGGCCCTTCTCAAGCTCACGGGCTCCCCGCTGCTGAGCGGGTCCAGGGGCGCCTGGCTCTGGTGGGGGCTCCTGGTCGGCGGCGTCGTCCTCGTGCTGGCGTCGGCCCTGACGCACCTCGGCGACTTCCGGACCGCGTTGCGGGCTCGCACCGCCCGCTACGGCCTGAACACGGCGGTCATGGTGGTGCTGCTGCTGGGCATCATCGGGCTGGTGGAAGCGGTGTCCTACCGTCACAGTGCGCGCCTGGACCTCACGGAGAACCGGCGTCACAGCCTGGCTCCCCAGACCATCGAAATCCTGAAAACGCTCAAGACCGACGTCAACGCCATCGCCTTCTTCCGGAACGACCAGCCGGGCAAGCGGGTGGCCGAAGATCTTTTCACCCAGTACGCCCGCTATGGCGGCAGCCGCTTCACGTGGCGCGTCGTCGACCCCGATCGCGAGCCAGCGCTGGCGCGGCGCTACGGGGTGGAGTCTTACGGCACGGTCGTTCTGGAATCCAAGGACCGCTCCGAGAAGGTCCTGGATGCCGAAGAGGAGAAGCTCACCAACGGCCTGGTCAAGCTCACTCGCGAGGGCAAGCGTGTGGTCTACGTGGTGCAGGGCCACGGCGAGCGCGAGCTCACCAACAGCGACCGGCCCGGGTTCAGCGAAGCCAAGGCGGCCATGGAGCGCGCCAACTATGAGGTCAAGCCGCTCGTCCTGGCCAGGCAGGAGAAGATCCCGGCCGACGCGTCCGTGGTCGTCCTGCCCGGGCCCCGCACGGAGCTGCTCCCCCCCGAGCTGGACGCGCTCGACAAATACCTCGGAGACAACGGCAAGCTGCTGGCCATGCTCGACCCCACGATCCTGGGCGGCGTGCAGGTCGAGGGCATCAAGCGGCTGCTCGCCCGCTATGGCTTCGAGCTGGGGGAGAACCTCGTCGTCGAGGTCAATCCTCTCGGGCGAATGTTCGGCATCGGGCCCGAGGTGCCGATCGTCCAGCAGTATGAGACGCACCCGATCACGCGGGATCTGGCCGGCATCACGACGCTGTTCCCGGTGACCCGCAGCGTGGGCGGCGCCAAGACGGCGCCGACCGGTGTCAGCGTGCAGCCACTGGCCCGCACGAGCCCGGATAGCTGGGGGGAGACCGACCGGGCCTCGCTGCAAGCGGGGCAGGTGAAGCCCGACGGACAGGACCCCAAGGGCCCGCTGAGCGTGGCGGCGGTGGCCACCAAGGACAAGGCGCGCCTCGTCGTCTTCGGCACGTCCAACCTGGCCGCCAACCAGTTCCTCAATCTGCAGGGCAACCGCGATTTCCTCCTCAACACCGTGTCCTGGCTGGCCGAGCAGGAGGACCTCATCTCCATCCGCCCGAAGGACAGCAAGCAGAGCCCGGTCTTCCTCACGTCGCGGCAGGCCCAGATGGTCTTCCTGGTTCCGGTCGTCTTCGTTCCCGGACTCGTCCTCGTCGGGGGCGTGGTGACCTTCCTGCGCCGCCGCGCCGCCAAGTAG
- a CDS encoding bifunctional nuclease family protein: protein MSNNRTIGMALVAIALALAAGPRSDAAAPAVKPASIHEVDVVAVYLDSAVQAPKVVLERKHDRRRFEMVIGLAEMNGIAIPLNGVTPPRPLTHDLFLTLFGRLKVTLTRVVITDLRDDIYYALLHFTSAAGQLTLDSRPSDAIALAVRAKVPVFVDDRVFEKAGSATRQRRQSI, encoded by the coding sequence ATGTCGAACAACCGCACGATCGGAATGGCGCTGGTGGCCATCGCGCTCGCCCTCGCCGCCGGTCCGCGTTCCGATGCGGCCGCACCCGCCGTCAAGCCGGCCAGCATCCACGAAGTCGACGTCGTCGCCGTCTACCTCGATTCGGCGGTCCAGGCACCCAAGGTCGTTCTCGAGCGCAAGCACGACCGGCGGCGCTTCGAGATGGTCATCGGACTGGCCGAGATGAACGGCATCGCCATTCCGCTGAACGGCGTGACCCCGCCCCGGCCGTTGACCCACGACCTCTTCCTGACGCTGTTCGGTCGGCTCAAGGTCACGCTGACCCGCGTGGTGATCACCGACCTGCGCGACGACATCTATTACGCGCTGCTGCACTTCACGAGCGCGGCCGGTCAGCTGACGCTCGACTCACGGCCGTCCGACGCCATCGCCCTGGCCGTCCGGGCCAAGGTGCCGGTCTTCGTGGACGACCGGGTCTTCGAGAAGGCCGGGTCGGCGACGCGACAGCGGCGCCAATCCATCTGA
- a CDS encoding thioesterase family protein: protein MIASTQIRVRYKDTDCMKVVYYGNYLTYFEVGRVEYLRQAGMAMSEVDRKIHMPVVETLVRYLRPARLDDLLEVRCWVSERKRASFRFAYDLRNAAGEPVATGYTLHACWDPATSRMIAVPPWLQALMPVIDTPEARV from the coding sequence ATGATCGCGTCCACACAGATCCGGGTCCGCTACAAGGACACCGACTGCATGAAGGTGGTCTACTACGGCAACTACCTCACCTACTTCGAAGTGGGCCGGGTCGAATACCTGCGCCAGGCGGGCATGGCCATGTCCGAGGTCGACCGAAAGATCCACATGCCGGTGGTGGAGACGCTGGTGCGCTACCTCCGGCCGGCCCGGCTCGACGACCTGCTCGAGGTGCGATGCTGGGTGAGCGAACGCAAGCGGGCCTCGTTCCGGTTCGCCTACGATCTACGCAACGCCGCCGGCGAGCCGGTGGCCACCGGCTACACGCTGCACGCCTGCTGGGATCCCGCCACCAGCCGGATGATCGCGGTGCCCCCGTGGCTGCAGGCGCTCATGCCTGTGATTGACACGCCGGAGGCCCGTGTATAA
- a CDS encoding AAA family ATPase, with amino-acid sequence MTPLDSNDLHWALQRRLEDVFAKLGEKYGDLTGRLETRIRPDVSFDEVGGLRQAKAALGGFKNALTAPELYGQWGIQPPKGVLLYGPPGTGKAMLARALASAAEAIFFRLRLLNITSKFGANTAELLQEILRIAIGEGRVVFLMEEVDALSLDHLLPPPQAREASARLVAALCEKLDAMEASARVLIVGSTSRTDALDPALVAPGRLDHLIEITLPDAADQQEILELLRAKMEKQAGRPLFEPVDFRTLSPLMGGMSGADISEILTRALEGKVQLAADRGQAGLVTTADLLDAVDGYKRVRGVVEKIRYGQYL; translated from the coding sequence ATGACGCCCCTGGACAGCAACGATCTGCACTGGGCGCTGCAGCGGCGCCTGGAAGACGTGTTCGCCAAGCTCGGCGAGAAGTATGGTGATCTCACCGGCCGCCTGGAAACGAGGATCCGGCCCGATGTCTCCTTCGACGAGGTGGGCGGGCTGCGTCAGGCCAAGGCCGCGCTGGGCGGCTTCAAGAACGCGCTCACCGCGCCCGAGCTCTACGGGCAGTGGGGCATCCAGCCACCGAAAGGCGTGCTGCTCTACGGGCCGCCGGGGACGGGCAAAGCCATGCTGGCCCGGGCCCTGGCCAGCGCCGCCGAGGCGATCTTCTTCCGTCTGCGGCTGCTGAACATCACCTCCAAGTTCGGCGCCAACACCGCCGAGCTGCTCCAGGAGATCCTGCGCATCGCCATCGGCGAAGGCCGCGTGGTGTTTCTGATGGAGGAGGTCGACGCGCTGTCCCTCGACCACCTGCTGCCGCCGCCCCAGGCCCGCGAGGCCAGCGCCCGGCTCGTCGCGGCGCTCTGCGAGAAGCTCGACGCCATGGAGGCGTCGGCGCGGGTCCTCATCGTGGGCTCCACGAGCCGGACCGACGCGCTGGACCCCGCCCTGGTCGCCCCGGGTCGTCTGGATCACCTCATCGAGATCACGCTGCCCGACGCCGCCGACCAGCAGGAGATCCTCGAGCTGCTGCGGGCCAAGATGGAAAAGCAGGCCGGCCGGCCGCTCTTCGAGCCGGTCGACTTTCGCACGCTGTCGCCGCTGATGGGGGGAATGAGCGGCGCCGACATCTCGGAAATCCTCACCCGGGCCCTGGAGGGCAAGGTCCAGCTCGCCGCCGATCGCGGTCAGGCGGGCCTGGTGACGACCGCGGACCTCCTGGACGCCGTCGACGGCTACAAGCGGGTGCGAGGCGTCGTGGAGAAAATCCGGTACGGGCAGTACCTCTGA
- a CDS encoding ATP-binding cassette domain-containing protein, whose product MIEVQGLTKHYGPVAAIREVSFSVAPGEIVGFLGPNGAGKSTTMRILSCFMPASSGTARVAGYDVFHQSMEVRKRIGYLPESVPLYTDMRVAAYLDFVAEVKGIGRAERRRRVGEAMERCLISDMQHRMIGKLSKGYRQRVGLAQAIISDPDVLILDEPTIGLDPKQITEIRALIKSFAGDHTVILSTHILPEVSMVCGGVIIINKGMIVAQGPIDTLVEQFFPTSRVEVEIAGPPAGVQEGMRRIPGVVDVRAQGLTDGRITYVVESARGRDVRSEIFQMAAQQKWSLQELRRVGMTLEEVFIRVVAGEDTAEAVAEPGAAT is encoded by the coding sequence ATGATCGAAGTCCAGGGTCTCACAAAACACTACGGCCCAGTCGCCGCGATCCGCGAGGTCTCCTTCTCGGTCGCGCCGGGCGAGATCGTAGGGTTCCTCGGCCCCAACGGGGCGGGGAAATCGACGACGATGCGCATCCTCTCCTGCTTCATGCCGGCGTCCAGCGGGACGGCTCGGGTAGCTGGCTACGACGTCTTCCACCAATCGATGGAGGTCCGCAAGCGGATCGGGTATCTGCCCGAAAGCGTCCCCCTTTACACGGACATGCGGGTGGCCGCGTACCTCGACTTCGTGGCCGAGGTCAAGGGCATCGGCCGGGCCGAGCGACGCCGGCGGGTGGGCGAGGCCATGGAGCGGTGTCTCATCAGCGACATGCAGCACCGCATGATCGGCAAGCTCTCCAAGGGCTATCGCCAGCGGGTGGGGCTGGCCCAGGCCATCATCAGCGACCCGGACGTGCTGATTCTCGACGAGCCCACCATCGGGCTCGATCCCAAGCAGATCACCGAGATCCGGGCCTTGATCAAGTCGTTCGCGGGCGATCACACGGTGATCCTGTCCACCCACATCCTGCCCGAGGTGTCCATGGTCTGCGGCGGGGTCATCATCATCAACAAGGGCATGATCGTGGCTCAGGGCCCCATCGACACGCTGGTGGAGCAGTTCTTCCCCACGTCGCGTGTGGAGGTCGAGATCGCCGGACCGCCGGCAGGGGTCCAGGAGGGGATGCGCCGCATCCCCGGGGTGGTCGACGTGCGCGCGCAGGGGCTGACCGACGGCCGGATCACCTACGTGGTGGAGTCGGCACGCGGGCGCGACGTGCGCAGCGAGATCTTCCAGATGGCCGCCCAGCAGAAATGGTCGCTGCAGGAGCTGCGCCGGGTGGGAATGACGCTGGAGGAGGTCTTCATCCGGGTGGTGGCCGGCGAGGACACGGCCGAGGCGGTGGCCGAGCCAGGAGCGGCGACATGA
- a CDS encoding ABC transporter permease subunit, producing MKVWPIFKKEMRLYFTSPIAWVILTIFTLITGYFFYSIFAYYTLASMQSMMNPMMAREMNVSDSVLRPLFSNISVILLLLMPLVTMRLFAEERRSGTIELLLTYPVRDGAVLVGKYLAAVAMYGVMLALTLVYPAMVLYFTPVEWGVLATGYLGLLLMGATFLAVGVFASSLTENQIVASIITFGVLLIFWVIGWSADYAGGMWGRVLSHISLLEHFDSFAKGVLDTKDILYYVNFTIVALFLTLRSLEARRWKG from the coding sequence ATGAAGGTGTGGCCGATCTTCAAGAAGGAGATGCGGCTGTACTTCACTTCGCCCATCGCCTGGGTCATCCTGACCATATTCACGCTCATCACCGGCTACTTCTTCTACTCGATCTTCGCTTACTACACCCTGGCGTCCATGCAGTCGATGATGAACCCGATGATGGCGCGGGAGATGAACGTCAGCGACAGCGTGCTGCGGCCGCTCTTCTCGAACATCAGCGTCATCCTCCTCCTGCTCATGCCCCTGGTGACGATGCGCCTGTTCGCCGAAGAACGGCGGTCGGGGACGATCGAGCTGCTCCTCACCTATCCCGTCCGGGACGGGGCGGTCCTGGTGGGCAAGTACCTGGCCGCCGTGGCCATGTACGGGGTGATGCTGGCGCTGACCCTGGTCTACCCGGCCATGGTCCTGTACTTCACGCCCGTGGAATGGGGTGTCCTGGCCACCGGCTACCTGGGGCTGTTGCTGATGGGCGCCACGTTCCTCGCCGTCGGCGTCTTCGCGTCCTCGCTGACCGAGAACCAGATCGTCGCCTCCATCATCACCTTCGGTGTCCTCTTGATCTTCTGGGTGATCGGCTGGTCCGCCGATTACGCCGGCGGGATGTGGGGGCGGGTCCTGTCGCACATCTCGCTGCTCGAGCACTTCGACAGCTTCGCCAAGGGCGTACTGGACACCAAGGACATCCTCTACTACGTCAACTTCACGATCGTGGCGCTGTTCCTCACGCTGCGCTCGCTGGAGGCCCGGCGATGGAAGGGCTAG
- a CDS encoding MFS transporter, translating to MSILAHRPFIRATVVNFFFFASLNGFVLLPLHIQQLGGTPVEIGVVMGVYSAVGIVSQPLLGPWIDAVGRRPFMLFGVVVVLSSTVLATVTSTIGWLAVVRILQGLGFSAFFVANFAYIIDLVPPAERGWALGIYGVSGLVSAALAPLVGEWVVRRLGFRPLFALCGVLAAVAAALVLGLRERHRDVGTPVRGAEWARLSLEEVFRLHMTVTLFFGLGTGTIATFVPTFAESLGVTTLALFYTAYAGAAMAVRILGGHLIDTLGRRAVIVPSMFGQALAAALLAFLGLSQAASASPLVLLVGAGFVGGGAHGFLYPGLAALVTDQASPVRRGAVVGVFSAVFLVGHTAGAFFFGYVVHALGYGPMWGVLTALLLGGAGLSLRLPGGMPDAAAA from the coding sequence GTGTCGATTCTAGCGCACCGTCCCTTCATCCGGGCGACGGTCGTGAACTTCTTCTTCTTCGCCAGCCTCAACGGATTCGTGCTCCTGCCGCTGCACATCCAGCAACTCGGCGGGACGCCGGTGGAGATCGGCGTGGTCATGGGGGTCTACAGCGCGGTGGGGATCGTGAGCCAGCCGCTGCTGGGCCCCTGGATCGATGCCGTGGGCCGCCGGCCCTTCATGCTGTTCGGTGTCGTCGTCGTGCTGAGCTCGACCGTGCTGGCCACCGTGACCAGCACGATCGGCTGGCTGGCCGTCGTGCGCATCCTGCAGGGGCTCGGCTTCTCCGCGTTCTTCGTCGCGAACTTCGCCTACATCATCGACCTGGTGCCCCCGGCGGAGCGCGGCTGGGCGCTGGGCATCTACGGCGTGTCCGGGCTGGTCTCGGCCGCCCTGGCCCCACTCGTCGGCGAGTGGGTCGTCCGCCGCCTGGGATTCCGGCCGCTGTTCGCCCTGTGCGGGGTGCTGGCGGCGGTGGCGGCCGCCCTCGTCCTCGGCCTCCGCGAACGGCATCGTGACGTGGGAACGCCGGTGCGCGGCGCCGAGTGGGCGCGCCTGAGCCTCGAGGAAGTCTTCCGCCTGCACATGACGGTGACGTTGTTCTTCGGCCTGGGCACGGGCACGATCGCGACCTTCGTGCCGACCTTCGCCGAGAGCCTCGGGGTCACCACGCTGGCCCTCTTCTACACGGCGTACGCCGGAGCGGCCATGGCGGTGCGGATCCTGGGCGGGCATCTCATCGACACTCTGGGCCGCCGGGCGGTGATCGTGCCATCGATGTTCGGCCAGGCCCTGGCCGCCGCCCTGTTGGCTTTCCTGGGGCTGAGCCAGGCCGCCTCCGCCTCCCCACTGGTCCTGCTGGTGGGCGCAGGCTTCGTCGGCGGCGGCGCGCACGGCTTCCTCTACCCGGGGCTCGCCGCGCTCGTGACCGACCAGGCCTCGCCCGTTCGCCGCGGCGCGGTGGTGGGCGTCTTCAGCGCCGTGTTCCTGGTCGGCCACACGGCCGGGGCCTTCTTCTTCGGCTACGTCGTGCACGCCCTCGGCTACGGCCCGATGTGGGGTGTGCTGACCGCGCTGCTCCTGGGCGGCGCCGGCCTGAGCCTGCGGCTGCCCGGCGGTATGCCGGACGCGGCCGCCGCCTGA